The genomic window TCACCGGTGCGGCCGGGTGCCCGTAGGCGTTTTTCGCGCCGACGCTCACCACGGCATACTGCGGAGCCACCTGCGACAGGAACCCGATGGTGCTGCTCCCCGCCGACCCGTGATGCGCCACCTGCAAAATGTGCGCACGGAGCGACGGCGAATACTCCAGTAGCCTCCGCTCGCCGACAGAATCCAGATCCGCCGTCAGCAGCACACCGTAACCGCCATACTCCAGAAGCGCGACCACACTCGCCGCGTTCTCGGCGAGCGGTTCGCCCCTGGGCGGCCATAGCACATCTAGCCGCGCACCGGGCGAGGCGGCAGTACCGGAGCCCATGCCCCTACAACCCAACCCGCACATTCCCAGTACATCGCCGCGGGCAACCGTATCCACGGGCACCTTGAGCCGCGACGCCAGCCGCAGCACGCTGTCACGGACAATCCCCGCATAGGTATCGGGCCCAACGTACAGCCGTCCCACCCGGAGCGCCCCCGACTCGACCGCGTGCGCAAACTCCATAAAGCCACCGCCGTGGTCCCGGTGAGCGTGGCTCACCAGAACCCACTCCAACTCACGGACGCCACGCGCCGCAAGCGTGTCCACGAGACCGGCCGAGTCCGGCCCCGTGTCGAACAGCGCATAGCGCCCATCCTCCTCCAGCAGCACGGCCAGGCCCTGCCCCACGTCGAGGAAACTCACACGCAGGCCAGCATGGTCGGAGCCCTCCTCGGCATACATGCAGGCAGAAAAAACGGCACACAGAGCAAGGAATGCGGCCATCTGCCGCAGCCAGAGCCCCAGAACAGGGAAAAACGAGAAAACAGAATCGCACATACCCCTATAGACGTTTTTCCCGCCATTTTTGTCCACCCCACTTCAAAAAAAAACACAAAACCCCTCCCGCATCTTTTCTTCAAAAAAAACAACAATCCCCCATTCCCCACGCAAAAAAAACGCGGGCTTTTGCCCCCTCCCCCATTTTTTACTAAATTTTATGTTGAAAATCGGAGATTCTATGCAATTACCCAAATACAAAAAGAAAAAGCGCATCAAACTCAAGATTTGCCAAGAGCCTGGTTGCGGGCGCGAATTCTGGGGACACCCGATTGCCAAATACTGCGAACTGCACCGCGACATCAAGCAGCGCCAGAAGCAGAAGAAGGACGTCGAGAACATCGAATCCAAGAACATTATCTTCCGCCACAACTATACGGAATCCATGGACCTCTCCTTCAAGTGCAGCCTGGAAGGGTGCGACGAGAAGTTCACCATCCGCATTTTCCCAAAGCAGTACGTGTACCCGCGCTTCTGCATGGAGCACAGGAACGACTTCAAGCGCGAGAACTTCATCCGAATCATGTCGAAAAAGAGCTCTGATTAAGCTTTTTTTGCCCCTACAGGCCCGTTTCGCGGACTTTTTTCACGCCATCCCTTGAAATCTGGGATGGCTTTTTTATATTTGGTCTCGCTACATGGTGGATGTAGCTCAATTGGTTAGAGTCCCAGATTGTGATTCTGGATGTTGCCGGTTCGAGTCCGGTCATCCACCCTTAAAAAGAAGCACTGCATAACGCAGTGCTTCTTTTTTTTATTCTCCCTTGCCCTATGCAGGCCAACGCCCGCAAGCTCCATATACAAAGAAG from uncultured Fibrobacter sp. includes these protein-coding regions:
- a CDS encoding MBL fold metallo-hydrolase, which gives rise to MCDSVFSFFPVLGLWLRQMAAFLALCAVFSACMYAEEGSDHAGLRVSFLDVGQGLAVLLEEDGRYALFDTGPDSAGLVDTLAARGVRELEWVLVSHAHRDHGGGFMEFAHAVESGALRVGRLYVGPDTYAGIVRDSVLRLASRLKVPVDTVARGDVLGMCGLGCRGMGSGTAASPGARLDVLWPPRGEPLAENAASVVALLEYGGYGVLLTADLDSVGERRLLEYSPSLRAHILQVAHHGSAGSSTIGFLSQVAPQYAVVSVGAKNAYGHPAAPVMRKLLYVVGDSSAVYRTDQEGSVTFELLEGVGIVPDTGLK